From the genome of Methanomicrobia archaeon:
AGGCCCTATTCGCGGTGCACTGATTATGGGTCGCTACTTGGACTCTGGAGAGATAGAGGATCTGGGAGAGACGACACAAGTGTCTCTCAGTGCGCACCGGTTCGACGATTCGCAGTTACCTTCCGATTTTAAAGCGGCGGAATCATTTTTATCTGAAGATGCACATATCTTCATCCAACCACTGAGTGAAGAGTCTATTGCGGGATACGCCCTGTTAGAGGACATTTACGGGCAACCCGCGCTTGTCTTGAAAGTGGATATGCCCCGGAGTATCTATGGGCAAGGCCAAGCCACTGTGAATTATTTTATCCTCTTGATTCTGGCAATAGGGCTTATGTTTAGCGTGGCGGTCCTGTTGTTCTTGAATAAGTTTGTACTCGCTCCGTTGAGCCGCCTTAGCGATGGCGTTAGTAGCATAGGTGCAAGCAGTGACCTCTCACACCGAGTCCCCATATCGGGAAGAGATGAATTTTCGAAACTTGGCGGCACGATCAACGAGACCTTGGCCTCTTTAGAGCAGTCCCAAAGAGCACTGCAGGAGAGCGAGGAGAAATACAGTACATTCTTCAAAACCTCACGAGACCCCGTATTCATTACGTCCAGAGATGGCAGATGGCTGGACTTTAATGAGGCTATGGTGGAGATTCTTGGTTATGAAAACAGGGATGAATTGATGAAGGTTAACGTGCCCGATTTATACGCGAATCCCGATGAACGGGGGCAGCATATCAAAACAATTGAAGAACAAGGCTTCTCAAAAGAATATCCGGTCAATTTACGACGAAAAGATGGTGGTATCATCAACACCCTTATCACGTCGGTTGTCAAAAAAGACGAAGCAGGGAACGTTATGGGCTTTCAAGGAACAATTCGGGACGTTACGGAACGCAAAAGATGGGAAGAAGAACGAGCTCGGGCAGAAAAAAGGCAGTTACACCTTATCAAAGAATTGGAGCGCGTCAATGAAGAATTAAAGGATTTTGCGTACATAATTTCGCATGATTTAAAGGCCCCTCTGCGCGCTATTACGTCGTTGGCTCAGTGGATATCGGAGGATTATGCGGATAAACTGGATAACGAGGGTAAAGAGCTGCTGGATTTGCTGATGAGTCGCGTGAAGAGAATGCACGCGTTAATTGACGGTGTCCTGGAATATTCACGAATCGGGCGCTTGGAAGAGGAAAAGAGTGAAGTGGATTTGAATACCCTTGTCTCAGGAGTAATTGACCTGATTCAGCCTCCTGAAACGATAGACATTGACATCGTCGACCAGTTACCGACCATTTACTGTGAGAAGACGCGGATGGAGCAGGTGTTCCAGAATTTACTGAGCAACGCCGTACGGTATATGGACGAGCCAGAAGGGAAAGTGAGGATTGGCTGCACCGAGGAGGACGGGTATTGGAAGTTCAGCGTTGCGGATAACGGGCCGGGAATCGAGGAGAAATACTATAAGGACATCTTCCAGATGTTCCAAACTCTGAAACCGCGTGACGAAGTGGAGAGTACCGGTGTTGGTCTGACCATAGCGAAGAAGATCGTTGAGAGCCAGGGTGGTGAAATATGGGTGGAATCAAAAGTAGGCGAGGGTAGTACCTTCTTCTTTACCGTTCCTAAAGAGGCTGGAGGTGATAACCATGAGAAAGGACGTCTTGATACTCCTGGTAGAAGATGACCGCGTCGATGCAATGACGGTCAAACGTGCTCTTAAAGACCTCAAGGTCACGAACCCGCTGGTTATCGTCTCCAACGGCGAAGAGGCATTAGCGTTCTTGCGAGATGCACAGAATGAACGACCCGGAATTATTCTCTTGGACTTGAATATGCCAAAGATGAACGGGATAGAATTCCTGAAAGTGGCAAAGCAGGATGCAGCGCTGAAGAGTATCCCGGTCGTCGTCTTAACCATCTCGCAGGAGGAGCAGGACAAAATTGACAGCTTTAATCTGGGTGTTGCCGGATACATGATCAAACCCGTTGACTACAAACAGTTTGTAGAAGTGGTAAGAACCATTGACTTATATTGGACCCTCAGCGAGTTACTTAACCAGGAGAAATGAGCTAATGAACAATGGGAGCTACAACGTTTTAGTAATTGAAGATGACCCAGTTGACCAGAGGGCGTTTCGGCGGTTTGTCAAAGGAAATGGCTCTCCCTATAATTACACAATTGCCGAATCAGTAGCAGAAGCGAAGAGTATTTTGGCTGCCGAGAGATTCGATATAGTGCTTTCAGATTATTTGCTCGGCGATGGCACCGTATTTGATATATTTAACCTGAAAACCGATTTGCCTATCATACTCATTACAGGGGCTGGAGATGAAGAGATAGCAGTGAAAGCAATGAAATCAGGCGCCTATGATTACCTGATAAAGGATCTGGAGCAGAATTATTTCAAAGTTCTACCAGCTACGGTAGAAAACGCAATCAGCCGAAAAAAAGCGAAGGATGCACTACGGGAGAGCGAAGAGAAATACCGAACGTTAACGGAGAATATCAATATTGGGGTTTATCGAAATACCGTTGGACCTGATGGTAGTTTTATCGAGGCGAATCCGGCGATGGTTAGAATGTTTGGCTATGAGAGCAAAGAAGAGTTCTTTGCAATAACGGTCGCAGATTTATATCAAAATCCAGACGATAGTACGAAGTTTAATGAGAAACTCTTACAGGAGCGATTTGTACGGAACGAGGAATTACCGTTAAGGAAGAAGGATGGTACTCCCTTTATTGGTTCCGTCTCGGCAGTAGCAGCAGAAGATGGGGGCGGGGCAGTAATATTTTATGATGCCATTATCGAAGACATCACCGAGCGTAAAAAGGAGGAGAAAGAACGGGAGCGCATTCTTAAAGCGCTTGAAGCAAAGAACAAAGAGCTTGAGCGGTTCACCTATACGGTCTCTCACGACTTACGATCACCGCTTGTCACTGTACAGGGCTTCATTAGTATGCTCCAGACGGACTTGGAACAGAATGAGCGAGAGAAAGCGGAAACCGATTTGAAGTATATATCAAACGCCGCTACACAGATGGACACACTGCTCAGTGACACTTTGCAACTCTCACGCATCGGTCGCGTGGCGAACCCGCCAGAGGACGTGCCGTTTGGTGAGATCGTTCATGAAGCACTGGAGCAGACCGCCGAGCAGATAAAATCGAGTGGCGCGGAAATCTCCGTGGCTGATGACCTCCCTACGGTTCACGTGGACAGAATGCGGATAGCCGAGGTGCTGGTGAACCTCATCGGGAATAGTATAAAATACATGAGCGATTCGGTGAGTCCAAAAATAGCGATCGGGCATCATAGAAAGGACAAAGAAGCCGTATTCTTTGTGAAAGACAACGGGATAGGAATAGACAAGAACCAGCACGAGAAGGTCTTCGAGCTGTTTTATAAGTTGGACAAGAATAGCGAGGGGACGGGTGCAGGGCTCGCGATCGTAAAACGAATAATCGAGGTGCATGGTGGTCGTATCTGGATCGAGTCAGAAAAAGGGACGGGTTGCACGGTTTATTTCACAGTGCCCGTTGTGCGAACGAACTAAGGGGGTTTGCTACGGGGCGCACCGTCATTGAATGCGCAGCTATAAATGTGAAGAAGAAAAATCATAGCTTATGGATGCCCTCGGGAAAATTGTAATCGCCTTTTCTTTAATGGGCGTGTGCGTCTTATACTACCT
Proteins encoded in this window:
- a CDS encoding PAS domain S-box protein, with product GPIRGALIMGRYLDSGEIEDLGETTQVSLSAHRFDDSQLPSDFKAAESFLSEDAHIFIQPLSEESIAGYALLEDIYGQPALVLKVDMPRSIYGQGQATVNYFILLILAIGLMFSVAVLLFLNKFVLAPLSRLSDGVSSIGASSDLSHRVPISGRDEFSKLGGTINETLASLEQSQRALQESEEKYSTFFKTSRDPVFITSRDGRWLDFNEAMVEILGYENRDELMKVNVPDLYANPDERGQHIKTIEEQGFSKEYPVNLRRKDGGIINTLITSVVKKDEAGNVMGFQGTIRDVTERKRWEEERARAEKRQLHLIKELERVNEELKDFAYIISHDLKAPLRAITSLAQWISEDYADKLDNEGKELLDLLMSRVKRMHALIDGVLEYSRIGRLEEEKSEVDLNTLVSGVIDLIQPPETIDIDIVDQLPTIYCEKTRMEQVFQNLLSNAVRYMDEPEGKVRIGCTEEDGYWKFSVADNGPGIEEKYYKDIFQMFQTLKPRDEVESTGVGLTIAKKIVESQGGEIWVESKVGEGSTFFFTVPKEAGGDNHEKGRLDTPGRR
- a CDS encoding response regulator, producing MRKDVLILLVEDDRVDAMTVKRALKDLKVTNPLVIVSNGEEALAFLRDAQNERPGIILLDLNMPKMNGIEFLKVAKQDAALKSIPVVVLTISQEEQDKIDSFNLGVAGYMIKPVDYKQFVEVVRTIDLYWTLSELLNQEK
- a CDS encoding PAS domain S-box protein; amino-acid sequence: MNNGSYNVLVIEDDPVDQRAFRRFVKGNGSPYNYTIAESVAEAKSILAAERFDIVLSDYLLGDGTVFDIFNLKTDLPIILITGAGDEEIAVKAMKSGAYDYLIKDLEQNYFKVLPATVENAISRKKAKDALRESEEKYRTLTENINIGVYRNTVGPDGSFIEANPAMVRMFGYESKEEFFAITVADLYQNPDDSTKFNEKLLQERFVRNEELPLRKKDGTPFIGSVSAVAAEDGGGAVIFYDAIIEDITERKKEEKERERILKALEAKNKELERFTYTVSHDLRSPLVTVQGFISMLQTDLEQNEREKAETDLKYISNAATQMDTLLSDTLQLSRIGRVANPPEDVPFGEIVHEALEQTAEQIKSSGAEISVADDLPTVHVDRMRIAEVLVNLIGNSIKYMSDSVSPKIAIGHHRKDKEAVFFVKDNGIGIDKNQHEKVFELFYKLDKNSEGTGAGLAIVKRIIEVHGGRIWIESEKGTGCTVYFTVPVVRTN